One Desulfarculaceae bacterium DNA window includes the following coding sequences:
- the mutS gene encoding DNA mismatch repair protein MutS yields MLRQFFELKEQVPDCILFFRMGDFYEMFFDDAIVASKVLSIALTSRDKGHPDPIPMCGVPYRAVDAYLAKMVEAGHKVAVCDQVEDPKQAKGLVKREITRVVSPGMFIDPNHLPAREHRYLAALFLGRERLGLACLDLASGEFMATTLLPGPALADELARLEPAELVIAESQAAHPGLGDLGPGAAELPRSLATGRPPTPGQARQLLEARLPEEAEEEDWEPALIAAALAWSAVLSTQRTSPEHIEPLGLYRVQTHLVLDATAQRNLELYRAIAGGGRTGSLLNAVDMTATPMGGRLLKQWLGFPLRSLEAIEARHQAVEELVGDPLLLDALQEALRELPDLPRLVGRASLGQATPRDLASLRDALLALPGLRALLEPMQSALVAARLGQMGGLGPLAQRLYDWLSESPPASLAEGGVIAQGVSEELDELRQLRGAGKDWIAALQAELRADTGIPSLKVSFNKVFGYYIEVTRTHLDKVPESFIRKQTLANAERYITPALKDKEAAVLGAEEKALELEKTLFEELRGAVAEQGPRLVAAARAVAEVDVLAGLARLALSRDYVRPVMSKDGPLSISAGRHPVVEQMLPEGEFVPNDVYLDDDEQQVLIITGPNMAGKSTILRQVALISLLAQAGSFVPANEAHLPLIDRVFTRVGAMDDLAGGRSTFMVEMTETSQILAAATPRSLVILDEVGRGTSTFDGLSLAWAVAEHLHDLDGVGVKTLFATHYHELTELAATHPRAKNFNVAVKEYQGSIVFLRRLAPGGVSRSYGLAVARLAGLPEPVLARAREVLARLEQEGPPAPSPDQSAGGGQLALFAPERHPLISKLAELDLSALTPLQALNLLSEWQDELD; encoded by the coding sequence ATGCTGCGCCAATTTTTCGAGCTCAAGGAGCAGGTGCCTGACTGCATTCTGTTCTTCCGCATGGGCGACTTCTACGAGATGTTCTTTGACGACGCCATCGTCGCCTCCAAGGTGCTCTCCATCGCCCTGACCAGCCGGGACAAGGGTCACCCCGATCCCATCCCCATGTGCGGGGTGCCCTACCGCGCGGTGGACGCCTACCTGGCCAAGATGGTGGAAGCGGGCCACAAGGTGGCGGTGTGCGACCAGGTGGAGGACCCCAAGCAGGCCAAGGGGCTGGTCAAGCGTGAGATCACCCGGGTGGTGAGCCCGGGCATGTTCATCGACCCCAACCACCTGCCCGCCAGGGAGCACCGCTATTTGGCCGCCCTGTTCCTGGGCCGCGAGCGCCTGGGCCTGGCCTGCCTGGATCTGGCCTCTGGCGAGTTCATGGCCACCACCCTCTTGCCCGGCCCGGCCCTGGCCGACGAGCTGGCCCGCTTGGAGCCCGCCGAGCTGGTGATCGCCGAGAGCCAGGCGGCCCACCCTGGCCTGGGCGACCTGGGCCCCGGCGCGGCCGAGTTGCCCCGCAGCCTGGCCACAGGCCGCCCGCCCACCCCCGGCCAGGCCCGCCAGCTCTTGGAGGCCCGCCTGCCCGAGGAGGCGGAGGAAGAGGACTGGGAGCCGGCGCTCATCGCGGCGGCCTTGGCCTGGTCCGCGGTCTTGAGCACCCAGCGCACCAGCCCGGAGCACATCGAACCGCTGGGCCTCTACCGGGTGCAGACCCACCTGGTCCTGGACGCCACGGCCCAGCGCAACCTGGAGCTTTACCGCGCCATCGCGGGCGGCGGGCGCACGGGCTCGCTCTTGAACGCGGTGGACATGACTGCAACGCCCATGGGCGGACGCCTGCTCAAGCAATGGCTGGGTTTCCCCCTGCGCTCTTTAGAAGCCATCGAGGCGCGCCACCAGGCGGTGGAGGAGCTGGTGGGCGATCCCCTGCTCCTGGACGCCTTGCAAGAGGCCCTGCGCGAGCTGCCCGACCTGCCCCGTCTGGTGGGCCGGGCCAGCCTGGGCCAGGCCACCCCGCGCGACCTGGCTTCCCTGCGCGACGCCCTGTTGGCCCTGCCCGGCCTGCGCGCCCTGTTGGAGCCCATGCAGTCGGCCCTGGTGGCCGCGCGCTTGGGCCAGATGGGCGGCCTGGGTCCCCTGGCCCAGCGCCTCTACGACTGGCTGAGCGAAAGCCCTCCCGCCTCCCTGGCCGAAGGCGGGGTCATCGCCCAGGGCGTGAGCGAGGAGCTGGACGAGCTCAGGCAATTGCGCGGCGCGGGCAAGGACTGGATCGCGGCCCTGCAAGCCGAGCTCCGGGCCGACACCGGCATCCCCTCGCTCAAGGTGAGCTTCAACAAGGTTTTCGGCTATTACATCGAAGTGACCCGGACCCATCTGGACAAGGTGCCCGAGAGCTTCATCCGCAAGCAGACCCTGGCCAACGCGGAGCGCTACATCACCCCGGCCCTCAAGGACAAGGAAGCCGCCGTGCTGGGGGCCGAGGAAAAGGCCCTGGAGCTGGAAAAGACCCTGTTCGAAGAGCTGCGCGGAGCCGTGGCCGAACAAGGCCCCCGCCTGGTGGCCGCCGCCCGGGCCGTGGCCGAGGTGGACGTGCTGGCCGGGCTGGCCCGCCTGGCGCTCAGCCGCGACTACGTGCGCCCGGTGATGAGCAAGGACGGCCCCTTAAGCATCAGCGCGGGCCGCCATCCGGTGGTGGAGCAGATGCTTCCCGAGGGCGAGTTCGTGCCCAACGACGTTTACCTGGACGACGATGAACAGCAGGTCCTGATCATCACCGGCCCCAACATGGCCGGCAAGTCCACCATCCTCCGCCAGGTGGCATTGATTTCCCTGCTGGCCCAGGCCGGGTCCTTCGTGCCCGCCAACGAAGCTCACTTGCCGCTCATCGACCGCGTGTTCACCCGGGTGGGGGCCATGGACGACCTGGCGGGCGGACGCTCCACCTTCATGGTGGAGATGACCGAGACCAGCCAGATATTGGCCGCGGCCACCCCGCGCTCCCTGGTGATCCTGGACGAGGTGGGCCGGGGCACCTCCACCTTTGACGGCCTGTCCCTGGCCTGGGCCGTGGCCGAGCATCTGCACGATCTGGACGGGGTGGGGGTCAAGACGCTGTTCGCCACCCACTACCACGAGCTCACCGAGCTGGCCGCCACCCACCCCCGGGCAAAGAATTTCAACGTGGCGGTCAAGGAGTACCAAGGCTCCATCGTGTTTTTGCGCCGTCTGGCCCCGGGCGGAGTCAGCCGCTCCTATGGCCTGGCCGTGGCCCGTCTGGCCGGGCTGCCCGAGCCGGTGCTGGCCCGGGCGCGGGAGGTGCTGGCCCGTCTGGAACAAGAAGGCCCGCCCGCCCCCTCCCCGGACCAGAGCGCGGGCGGCGGCCAGCTGGCCCTGTTCGCGCCGGAGCGGCACCCGCTCATCAGCAAGCTGGCCGAGCTGGACCTAAGCGCCCTAACCCCCTTGCAGGCCCTGAACCTGCTCAGCGAGTGGCAGGATGAACTGGACTAG
- a CDS encoding 1,4-dihydroxy-6-naphthoate synthase — protein sequence MNGREIQFGFSPCPNDTFSFHAAMHGLVDTQGWRFEARFADVEQLNQWALEGRLPLTKLSFPALGRALDRYGLLRAGAALGRGCGPLVVCRPGFDLARLGEVKLAVPGINTTAFMLLSLYLGKPPDAAFMVFDQVMPAVAGGEYEAGVIIHEGRFTFGAHGLEAPLDLGAWWEETTGLPIPLGCIAARRDLGPAAARELEQVLAASVAHALANPLASREYVLAHSQEMQDEVVASHIGLYVNDFSQELGEEGLAAVRELMRRGREVGLLPAAEMPLLASQEKF from the coding sequence GTGAACGGCCGCGAGATCCAGTTCGGCTTTTCGCCGTGCCCCAATGACACCTTCTCTTTTCACGCGGCAATGCACGGCCTGGTGGACACCCAGGGCTGGCGGTTCGAGGCAAGGTTCGCCGACGTGGAGCAGCTCAACCAGTGGGCCCTGGAGGGCAGGCTGCCGCTGACCAAGCTCAGCTTCCCGGCTTTGGGCCGCGCTTTGGATCGCTACGGCCTGCTTCGCGCCGGGGCCGCCTTGGGCCGGGGCTGCGGGCCTCTGGTGGTATGCCGCCCGGGGTTTGACCTGGCCCGCCTGGGCGAGGTGAAGCTGGCCGTGCCCGGGATCAACACCACCGCCTTCATGCTGCTCAGCCTGTATCTGGGTAAGCCGCCCGACGCGGCCTTTATGGTCTTCGACCAGGTGATGCCCGCCGTGGCCGGGGGCGAGTACGAGGCCGGGGTGATCATCCACGAGGGGCGCTTCACCTTTGGGGCCCACGGCCTGGAGGCTCCCCTGGACCTGGGAGCCTGGTGGGAAGAGACCACCGGCCTGCCCATCCCCTTGGGCTGCATCGCCGCCCGCCGCGATCTGGGGCCCGCCGCGGCCCGCGAGCTGGAGCAGGTGCTGGCCGCCAGCGTGGCCCACGCCTTGGCCAACCCCCTGGCCTCGCGGGAGTACGTCTTGGCCCACAGCCAGGAGATGCAAGACGAGGTGGTGGCCAGCCACATCGGGCTCTATGTCAACGACTTCAGCCAAGAGCTGGGGGAAGAGGGGCTGGCCGCGGTCCGGGAGCTGATGCGGCGGGGCCGCGAGGTAGGCCTGCTGCCCGCTGCCGAAATGCCCCTGTTGGCAAGCCAGGAAAAATTTTGA
- the lnt gene encoding apolipoprotein N-acyltransferase, producing MSRLTAWRPGRGAAITAILGGLLLACAFPPINLWPLALVGLVPFFWLARRLTPKKALVAGWLGGITMFMGLVYWLIVVMITYGGVHWSAALLALFIFAWYLGSYLGIFCWLLSLGARGGLSLLILAPLVWAGTEWARGLIFTGVPWLPLSMGLVSRLELVQSAELWSTTGLSLILVLVNALVAEAVFPARPDSPNWRRGAAVVLAILIVAAGWLWGAQRMDQVEAQAKSAPTLAVSVVQGNVPLAMMWQRQLRPQVIGRHARATKRAAQDNPERPWLVVWPESAAPFYFLRDARPSIPVLELAKELKAYVMLGSLGAVKDGDLLRVSNRSWLIGPDGREAGYYDKVHLVPFGEYVPLGKLLFFVRAVAQIGVDFAVGSPGKVLMVGPLAVGPLICYESIFPELARQMRLHGARLLVNQTNDAWFGRTSAPYQHLSHLQLRAIENRLACARAANTGISGFVSPSGRVSQATGIYRPGLESARVPLMEQKTFFTRHGDIIGPVALAAALLLVLAGWWRARKREA from the coding sequence ATGTCCAGACTGACTGCATGGCGCCCCGGCCGGGGCGCCGCGATCACCGCCATTTTGGGCGGCCTGCTATTGGCCTGCGCTTTTCCGCCAATAAACCTGTGGCCCCTGGCCCTGGTGGGCCTGGTGCCTTTCTTCTGGCTGGCCCGCCGTCTGACGCCCAAGAAGGCGCTGGTGGCCGGCTGGCTGGGCGGCATAACCATGTTCATGGGCCTGGTCTATTGGCTCATCGTGGTGATGATCACCTACGGCGGGGTGCACTGGTCCGCCGCCTTGCTGGCCCTGTTCATCTTTGCCTGGTATTTGGGATCTTATCTGGGCATATTTTGCTGGCTGCTCAGCCTGGGGGCGCGCGGCGGCCTAAGCCTGCTGATCCTGGCGCCTTTGGTGTGGGCGGGCACGGAGTGGGCCCGGGGGCTCATCTTCACCGGGGTGCCCTGGCTGCCCCTGTCCATGGGCCTGGTGAGCCGGCTGGAGCTGGTGCAGAGCGCCGAGCTGTGGAGCACCACCGGCCTGAGCCTCATCCTGGTGCTGGTCAACGCCCTGGTGGCCGAGGCGGTTTTCCCGGCCCGGCCGGACTCGCCCAACTGGCGGCGGGGCGCGGCGGTGGTGTTGGCCATCCTCATCGTGGCGGCGGGCTGGCTCTGGGGCGCCCAGCGCATGGACCAGGTGGAGGCCCAGGCCAAGAGCGCGCCCACTCTGGCGGTGAGCGTGGTGCAGGGCAACGTGCCGCTTGCCATGATGTGGCAGCGCCAGCTGCGGCCCCAGGTGATCGGCCGCCACGCGCGGGCCACCAAGCGGGCCGCCCAGGACAACCCCGAGCGGCCCTGGCTGGTGGTGTGGCCCGAGTCGGCCGCGCCGTTTTATTTCTTGCGCGACGCCCGGCCCAGCATCCCGGTGCTGGAGCTGGCCAAGGAGCTCAAGGCCTATGTAATGCTGGGCTCCCTGGGCGCGGTGAAGGACGGCGACCTGCTGCGGGTGAGCAACCGCTCCTGGCTCATCGGCCCGGACGGCCGCGAGGCGGGCTATTACGATAAGGTGCACCTGGTGCCCTTCGGCGAGTACGTGCCCCTGGGCAAGCTCTTGTTCTTCGTGCGGGCCGTGGCCCAAATCGGGGTGGACTTCGCGGTGGGCAGCCCGGGCAAGGTGCTCATGGTGGGGCCCCTGGCGGTGGGGCCGCTTATCTGCTATGAATCGATCTTTCCGGAGCTGGCCCGCCAGATGCGCCTGCACGGGGCCCGGCTGCTGGTCAACCAGACCAACGACGCCTGGTTCGGCCGCACCAGCGCGCCCTATCAGCATCTGAGCCACTTGCAGCTCCGGGCCATCGAGAACCGGCTGGCCTGCGCCCGCGCGGCCAACACCGGCATATCGGGGTTCGTGTCGCCCAGCGGACGGGTGAGCCAGGCCACGGGCATCTACCGCCCAGGCCTGGAAAGCGCCCGTGTGCCGCTCATGGAACAGAAGACCTTTTTCACCCGCCACGGGGATATAATCGGGCCAGTCGCCCTGGCCGCCGCGCTGCTGTTGGTGCTGGCCGGCTGGTGGCGCGCCCGCAAAAGAGAGGCATGA
- the prfB gene encoding peptide chain release factor 2 (programmed frameshift), with translation MYEELKEQLNGLLARLNLLQEYLDPASKKERLAELDKLMAKDGFWDDSDAATEVMKERSLLEQGIESLTALSQQAEDAEVLLELSQEEQDKAAAKEVSANLEELEKGVAKLEAQRLLGGPDDHRDAILAINAGAGGTDAQDWAEMLLRLYTRYAERQGFEVRLLDLQEGEEAGIKSATLEVNGHQAYGQLKGEAGIHRLVRISPFDASHRRHTAFASVSVSPQVDEDIEIEINDNDLRIDTYRASGAGGQHVNKTSSAVRITHLPTGTVVQCQNEKSQHRNRDLAMKVLKARLYELELEKLQAEKQEAYDNQREIAWGSQIRSYVLAPYRLVKDHRTGVEMGNVDAVLDGDLESFVQGYLLWRSQA, from the exons ATGTACGAGGAGCTCAAGGAACAACTCAACGGGCTGTTGGCGCGTCTCAATCTGCTCCAGGAGTATCTT GACCCCGCGTCCAAGAAAGAGCGCCTGGCAGAGCTGGACAAGCTCATGGCCAAGGACGGCTTCTGGGATGACTCCGACGCCGCCACGGAGGTGATGAAGGAGCGCTCTCTTCTGGAGCAGGGGATCGAGAGCCTGACCGCGCTGAGCCAGCAGGCCGAGGACGCCGAGGTGCTCCTGGAGCTGAGCCAGGAGGAGCAGGACAAGGCAGCGGCCAAGGAGGTCTCGGCCAACCTGGAGGAGCTGGAAAAGGGCGTGGCCAAGCTGGAGGCCCAGCGCCTCTTGGGCGGGCCGGACGACCACCGCGACGCCATCCTGGCCATCAACGCCGGGGCCGGGGGCACCGACGCCCAGGACTGGGCCGAGATGCTCTTGCGCCTCTACACCCGCTACGCCGAGCGCCAAGGCTTCGAGGTGCGCCTGCTGGACTTGCAGGAGGGCGAGGAAGCGGGCATAAAGAGCGCCACCCTGGAGGTCAACGGACACCAGGCCTATGGCCAGCTAAAGGGCGAGGCGGGCATCCACCGCCTGGTGCGCATCAGCCCCTTTGACGCCTCGCACCGCCGCCACACCGCCTTCGCCTCGGTGTCGGTTTCGCCTCAGGTGGACGAGGACATCGAGATCGAGATCAACGACAACGATCTGCGCATCGACACCTACCGCGCCTCCGGGGCGGGCGGCCAGCACGTGAACAAGACCTCCTCGGCGGTGCGTATCACCCACCTGCCTACCGGCACGGTGGTGCAGTGCCAGAACGAGAAGAGCCAGCACCGCAACCGCGATTTGGCCATGAAGGTCTTGAAGGCTCGCCTGTACGAGCTGGAGCTGGAGAAGCTCCAGGCCGAAAAGCAGGAGGCCTACGACAACCAGCGCGAGATCGCCTGGGGCAGCCAGATCCGCTCCTATGTCTTGGCCCCCTACCGCTTGGTCAAGGACCACCGCACCGGGGTGGAGATGGGCAACGTGGACGCGGTCTTGGACGGTGACCTGGAGAGCTTTGTGCAGGGGTATCTGCTCTGGCGCAGTCAGGCTTAA
- a CDS encoding hemolysin family protein — MEPEPRRGFLQRLKQALGGNSANTSEELEREIHGLVDQGEAQGLITEREGQMIEAILDLDETTAGQIMVPRTEMATVDATATLTETVKVIVDSGHSRIPITGEDLDHIVGVVHAKDLLPHWGCANGGVSLTKICRPPFFVPQSKPVDQLLSDFKRKRVHLAIVVDEYGGTAGIVTIEDVLEEIVGEIVDEYDQEQPQIMEQADGSLLVDARLETEKLAEHLDIELPAELPEGRFETVGGFITTLLGRVPRTQEEVSYGPLRMVVTGADERRITQVQLHHDPQAPPSPHTGD, encoded by the coding sequence TTGGAACCCGAGCCACGACGCGGCTTTCTCCAGCGCCTGAAACAGGCCCTGGGGGGAAACAGCGCCAACACATCAGAAGAGCTCGAGCGCGAGATTCACGGCCTGGTTGACCAGGGCGAAGCTCAGGGCCTGATCACCGAGCGGGAAGGCCAGATGATCGAGGCCATCCTCGACCTGGACGAAACCACCGCCGGGCAGATCATGGTGCCGCGCACCGAGATGGCCACCGTGGACGCCACGGCAACCCTGACAGAAACGGTCAAGGTCATCGTGGATTCCGGCCACTCGCGCATTCCCATCACCGGCGAAGACCTGGACCACATCGTGGGCGTGGTGCACGCCAAGGATCTGTTGCCCCATTGGGGCTGCGCCAACGGCGGCGTCTCGCTCACCAAGATCTGCCGCCCGCCATTTTTCGTGCCCCAGTCCAAGCCGGTGGACCAACTCCTCAGCGACTTCAAGCGCAAGCGGGTGCACTTGGCCATCGTGGTTGACGAGTACGGCGGCACCGCCGGCATCGTCACCATCGAGGACGTGCTCGAGGAGATCGTGGGCGAGATCGTGGACGAGTACGACCAGGAGCAGCCCCAGATCATGGAGCAGGCCGACGGCTCCCTGCTGGTGGACGCCCGCCTGGAGACCGAGAAGCTGGCCGAGCACCTGGACATCGAGCTGCCCGCCGAGCTGCCCGAAGGCCGCTTCGAAACGGTGGGCGGCTTCATCACCACCCTCTTGGGCCGGGTGCCCCGCACCCAGGAAGAAGTCAGCTACGGCCCCCTGCGCATGGTGGTTACCGGGGCGGACGAGCGCCGCATCACCCAAGTGCAGCTCCACCACGACCCCCAGGCCCCGCCGTCTCCCCACACGGGGGACTGA
- a CDS encoding N-acetylmuramoyl-L-alanine amidase yields the protein MNWTRLSIIALAVALLAALAGGAALAQDEKAVYNQARADYHWLIKHPKAQSVYQNWQSLADRFSRVYTASPNGPFAAGALLWMGRVHGQAWRRFKRQDDFDRAVDLFKRLVNHFPDSRLADDAQTMLAGLYEEAGQPKQAYLEYLRVTVNYPRGDMSPRAKARLDALEERLAAGQRDQGKKAPAPAPAVKPVKTPSAKPAQKPGEKALATVKGLRHWSTPSYTRVVIGLERPVPYNSALLKRDPDHNKPRRLYLDLKGARLPSGFDDRMPIGDGLLKAARAGQYSPDTVRLVLDIKHLATYKVFTLENPFRVVIDCFGEQAKARAQKRQNARERRVPRGRAHETPPDLSLAKALGLGVKRVVLDPGHGGKDTGALYKGMKEKDLTLDLSKRVAAKLRKMMGVQVLLTRDRDEYLALEERTAFANTRDADLFVSIHVNAAASHRLNGMETYFLNLASDEESMRVAARENATTTRSISDLQMILNDLMLNSKINESNRLARSVHGDMLAKARSKAKIQDLKVKQAPFYVLIGARMPSILVEVGFLTNPKEHRLLAKKSYRDVVAQGIAEGIVGYAKDLKRAGN from the coding sequence ATGAACTGGACTAGGCTGAGCATAATCGCCTTGGCTGTGGCCCTGCTTGCCGCCTTGGCGGGCGGCGCGGCCCTGGCCCAGGACGAGAAGGCGGTCTACAACCAAGCGCGGGCCGACTACCACTGGCTGATCAAGCACCCCAAGGCCCAGTCGGTGTATCAGAACTGGCAGAGCCTGGCCGACCGCTTCTCGCGGGTCTACACCGCCTCGCCCAACGGACCCTTCGCGGCGGGCGCCCTGTTGTGGATGGGCCGGGTGCATGGCCAGGCCTGGCGGCGCTTCAAGCGCCAGGACGACTTCGACCGGGCGGTTGACCTGTTCAAGCGCCTGGTGAACCACTTCCCGGACTCGCGCCTGGCAGACGACGCCCAGACCATGCTGGCCGGGCTCTACGAGGAAGCGGGCCAGCCCAAGCAGGCCTATCTGGAATACCTCCGGGTGACGGTGAACTACCCCCGGGGCGACATGTCCCCCCGGGCCAAGGCGCGCCTGGACGCCCTTGAGGAACGCCTGGCCGCGGGCCAGCGCGACCAGGGCAAGAAGGCCCCAGCCCCCGCCCCGGCAGTCAAGCCGGTCAAGACCCCTAGCGCCAAACCGGCCCAGAAGCCGGGCGAAAAGGCCCTGGCCACGGTGAAAGGCCTGCGTCACTGGTCCACGCCCAGCTACACCCGCGTAGTCATCGGCCTGGAGCGGCCGGTGCCTTACAACTCGGCCCTCTTGAAGCGCGACCCGGACCACAACAAGCCGCGGCGGCTGTACTTGGACCTCAAAGGCGCGCGCCTGCCCTCGGGCTTCGACGACCGCATGCCCATCGGCGACGGCCTCTTGAAAGCCGCGCGGGCCGGGCAATACAGCCCGGACACGGTACGCCTGGTCCTGGACATCAAGCACCTGGCCACCTACAAGGTCTTCACCCTGGAAAACCCCTTCCGCGTGGTGATCGACTGCTTCGGCGAGCAGGCCAAGGCCAGGGCCCAGAAGCGCCAGAACGCAAGGGAACGGCGGGTGCCCCGGGGCCGCGCCCATGAGACCCCGCCCGATCTGAGCCTGGCCAAGGCCTTAGGGCTGGGGGTCAAGCGGGTGGTCTTAGACCCTGGCCACGGCGGCAAGGACACCGGCGCCCTGTACAAGGGCATGAAGGAAAAGGATCTGACCCTGGACCTGTCTAAACGGGTGGCCGCCAAGCTCAGGAAGATGATGGGCGTGCAGGTGCTCTTGACCCGCGACCGCGACGAGTACCTGGCTCTGGAGGAGCGCACCGCCTTTGCCAACACCCGCGACGCGGACCTATTCGTTTCCATCCACGTGAACGCGGCGGCCAGCCACCGCCTCAACGGCATGGAAACCTACTTCCTCAACCTGGCCTCGGATGAAGAATCCATGCGGGTGGCCGCGCGGGAGAACGCCACCACCACCCGCTCCATCAGCGACTTGCAGATGATCCTCAACGACCTGATGCTCAACTCCAAGATCAACGAGTCCAACCGCCTGGCCCGCTCGGTGCACGGCGACATGCTGGCCAAGGCGCGCAGCAAGGCCAAGATTCAAGACCTCAAGGTAAAGCAGGCGCCGTTCTATGTGCTCATCGGCGCGCGGATGCCCTCCATCCTGGTGGAGGTGGGCTTCCTCACCAACCCCAAAGAGCACCGCCTGCTGGCCAAAAAGTCCTACCGCGACGTGGTGGCCCAGGGCATCGCCGAAGGCATCGTGGGCTACGCCAAGGACCTCAAGCGGGCCGGCAACTAA